A region from the Rosa rugosa chromosome 6, drRosRugo1.1, whole genome shotgun sequence genome encodes:
- the LOC133716606 gene encoding cysteine proteinase inhibitor 5-like, translating into MRPFFCLFAILAILHPLAAAARSGMAGGWKLIKDINDPHVKEIAEFAVSKYNSRVSEHVKGETQVVVGENYRLVIAIKDN; encoded by the exons ATGCGTCCATTCTTCTGCCTCTTTGCAATCCTCGCCATCCTCCACCCTCTAGCGGCCGCCGCACGTAGTGGAATGGCCGGTGGATGGAAGTTGATTAAGGACATCAACGACCCACACGTGAAGGAGATCGCGGAGTTCGCGGTGTCGAAGTACAATT CTAGAGTTTCAGAGCATGTGAAAGGCGAGACTCAGGTCGTCGTCGGTGAAAACTACCGGCTCGTCATCGCCATCAAAGATAACTAG
- the LOC133714917 gene encoding uncharacterized protein LOC133714917 yields MNPHKTEEDLFHHHHHHFHHHLHNHDLDPPHPPPIVQSEPSIPLPQNDVVEPLFTPLPEIDLFRSSSTSSSPPAHSSSENENDDVSNPNPSSAPSNSAAAAMKSTPLYISPEPHISSQFYTFNLESHSLMIRCLMEARLATPAEIRDATPADVLKSWRAVWKDRNEDTAYVTAWKRIQDKLSAHLDQNGNEFLCFKNNTQQFVSHINQWQDIVMAFHSDTDLKHLGLKETIDRIKQVWTVGAKFYGIPESYIRVCVAACPVCSSASSGLSARNKRRRFEYTESFDVPAKEVPHKLQQLAAKHKVVLCIRQKYIRYKPFMAEVKDYACHRAGEPAAKKSKILKREPYASKRCGCGFRIRAIVPITNYNEKDKTFVYQEEGMAVFKLYAVHSGHEPGPLDGNARIMHRVVGHKGGFLMDQDTVYGVSDEFDNEGFGLLGKDEGDLHHSVLQQVKELRAEVGCLEEKIAKIPQELLGSVSRELFDIVNKVRHIGEGSSKTMGLLQDKPESDDILVGENDLAHWTDNHHDRLYGDGQDADLIEDDEDSFGRTLGDVVPWEQMRTECRSQKDLISEACKPEKWLKCSDFDEKSILDCQDTKLTKPLSQDESIVTDVGLIGLQVDSFYQGTSKWYDSPCGLDPGADCGDSAFRHGGIV; encoded by the coding sequence ATGAATCCCCACAAAACAGAGGAAGACCTCttccaccatcaccaccaccatttccaccaccacctccacaaCCATGATCTGGACCCACCGCATCCTCCCCCGATCGTCCAATCCGAGCCGTCCATTCCCCTCCCGCAAAACGACGTCGTCGAGCCGTTGTTCACTCCTCTCCCCGAAATCGACCTCTTCCgctcctcctccacctcctcctccccccCGGCCCACTCCTCCTCCGAAAACGAAAACGACGACGTTTcgaaccctaaccctagctcgGCCCCGAGCAACAGCGCCGCCGCCGCGATGAAATCGACGCCGCTCTACATCAGCCCGGAGCCGCACATCTCGTCGCAGTTCTACACCTTCAACCTGGAGTCCCACTCCCTCATGATCCGCTGCCTCATGGAGGCCCGCCTCGCCACCCCCGCCGAGATCCGCGACGCCACCCCCGCCGACGTGCTCAAGTCGTGGCGCGCCGTCTGGAAGGACCGGAACGAGGACACCGCTTACGTCACGGCCTGGAAGCGCATCCAGGACAAGCTCTCGGCGCACCTCGACCAAAACGGTAACGAATTTCTGTGCTTCAAGAACAATACTCAGCAATTCGTTTCGCACATTAATCAGTGGCAGGATATTGTTATGGCTTTTCATAGTGATACCGATTTGAAACACTTGGGGCTTAAGGAAACCATTGATAGGATTAAGCAGGTCTGGACTGTAGGTGCTAAGTTTTACGGCATTCCCGAGAGTTACATTAGAGTCTGTGTTGCTGCCTGTCCTGTCTGTTCCTCTGCCTCCTCGGGGCTTTCGGCCAGGAATAAGAGGCGGCGGTTTGAGTATACCGAGTCGTTTGATGTGCCGGCGAAGGAGGTGCCGCATAAGCTTCAGCAGCTCGCTGCAAAGCATAAGGTGGTGCTTTGCATTAGGCAGAAGTATATTAGGTATAAGCCGTTTATGGCTGAGGTTAAGGACTATGCTTGCCACAGGGCGGGTGAGCCGGCTGCGAAGAAGTCTAAGATACTGAAGAGGGAGCCCTATGCCTCGAAGCGGTGTGGGTGTGGGTTTCGGATTAGGGCCATAGTTCCTATTACGAATTATAATGAGAAGGACAAGACGTTTGTGTATCAGGAAGAGGGGATGGCTGTGTTTAAGTTGTATGCTGTGCATTCTGGGCATGAGCCGGGACCGCTGGATGGGAATGCGAGGATTATGCATCGGGTTGTGGGGCACAAAGGTGGGTTTTTGATGGATCAAGATACTGTGTATGGGGTAAGTGATGAATTTGATAACGAGGGGTTTGGATTGTTGGGGAAGGATGAAGGGGATTTGCACCATTCAGTTTTGCAGCAGGTGAAGGAGTTGAGAGCTGAAGTTGGCTGTTTAGAAGAGAAAATTGCAAAAATCCCACAAGAGCTTTTGGGATCAGTGTCTCGAGAATTGTTTGATATTGTGAATAAAGTTAGACATATAGGTGAGGGAAGTTCGAAGACGATGGGATTGCTCCAGGACAAGCCAGAATCAGATGATATTTTGGTCGGGGAGAATGATTTGGCACATTGGACTGATAACCACCATGATCGTCTATATGGAGATGGACAGGACGCTGATTTGATTGAGGATGATGAAGATAGTTTTGGGCGAACTCTTGGGGATGTTGTCCCTTGGGAACAGATGAGGACAGAGTGTAGGAGTCAGAAGGATCTGATCAGTGAAGCTTGTAAGCCTGAGAAGTGGTTGAAATGCAGTGACTTCGATGAAAAgagcatccttgattgccagGATACTAAACTAACCAAGCCCTTATCACAAGACGAGAGTATAGTGACAGATGTAGGTCTTATTGGTTTACAGGTTGATAGTTTCTACCAAGGGACTTCTAAATGGTATGATTCTCCTTGTGGGTTGGACCCAGGTGCGGATTGTGGGGATAGTGCATTCAGGCATGGGGGGATTGTTTAG